In the Silvanigrella aquatica genome, TATGGCGATACAAAAGTTCTTTGCTCTGCAAGTGTAGAAGAAACGGTTCCAAATTGGATGCGTGGCACAAGAGGACAAGGTTGGGTTACAGCGGAATATTCACTGCTTCCGGGATCTACCGTCGATCGTACGCGCCGTGAAAGGCAGCATTTGTCAGGTCGTACTCAGGAAATTCAGAGGCTTATTGGCCGTTCTTTGCGTTCCGTTGTCGACATGAAATTGTTGGGTGAGCGCACAATTATTGTTGATTGCGATGTTATTCAAGCCGATGGTGGTACGCGTACAGCTTCTGTAACGGGCGGTTATGTTGCTTTGAAATTGGCAATTGAGTCTCTTATCAAACAAAATAAGATCAGAACAAATCCATTGAGAGATGCGGTAGCGGCAGTTTCCTTGGGTCTATTTGAAGATCAAATTTTTGTCGATCTTGATTATCAAGAAGATTTAAAAGCAGATGTGGATCTTAATGTGGTTATGACAGCAAGCGGTCAGCTTCTTGAAGTTCAAGGTACTGCAGAAAAACGCCCCTACACAAGGGAGCAATTAAATAAAATGCTTGATTTAGCTTCAAGTGCTTTAAATGAAGTTTTTGATGAACAAAATGCAGCTCTTGCTTGAGGTTAACAATGAATCGCACCATTGAAATCACACCAGAAACATTCTTGATTGAAAGCCTTACTCAAGCTTTTGGACAAGCGACTTTCCCTTCTCCTTTAAAGGTTTCATTTCAAACAGAAAATTTTATTGAAGATGGCAAAGATCGCGTTTTGGTAGATATTTCCTTGGAAGGATTATTAAAAGCGTCACGTCCTAATAGTGGCCATATTTTGTTTCAGCCCTCTACGTTTGAATTGGCGGGGCCGCGTGAAAAAATTTTTTGGAATCCCGACTCCTTAAAAGTGGCTATTGTTACCTGCGGTGGATTGGCTCCTGGACTCAATAATGTTGTGCAAAATCTTGTTACTTTTTTATCAGATCGTTATCGAGTGAAGCATATTTATGGGGTTCCCTATGGCTATCAAGGCTTTACCCACGATCCTTTAACCAAACGTTTTGCTTTTGGTTGGAGAAGATTAGACTCTCTTTCTGTACAAAATATTGATTTTGAAGGGGGGAGTGTTTTAGGCACGGGACGCGGTCATTCCAATCCTATTTCTATCGTCGATGCGTTGATGCTAAGAGATATTAATATTTTATTTACTATTGGTGGTGATGGCACGCTTGCAGGTGCCAATGCTATTCATCAAGAAATCAAACGTCGTAAGGTTCCTATTTCTTTAATTGGAATTCCTAAAACAATTGATAATGATGTACTTTGGGTGAGTAAAACATTTGGATTTGAATCCGCTGTGGGTAAAGCTGTGGAAGCCCTCAGATGTGCTCAAACAGAAGCGCGTTCAGCATATCACGGTATTGGACTGGTAAAAATTATGGGACGTAACAGTGGGTCGTTAACAGCCACAGCTGCTGTCGCTATGAATGATATCGATTTTGTTTTGGTGCCTGAAGTACCCCTTCGTTTGGAAGGTCAAAATGGCCTTTTAAATGCCATTGTGCGTAAAGTTCTGGACAAAGGTTACATTACCATTGCTGTGGCCGAAGGTGCTGGACAAGATCTTTTTCCTCCATCAGAAATAGAGAAAGATGCGAGTGGAAATGAAAAATTAAAAGATATTGGAAAATATCTGCAAAAATTAATTACAGATGAATTTAAAGCACGTAATATTGAAACAACTTTAAAATATATCGATCCCAGTTATATGTTACGTTCTCAAACGACTTCGGCAGATGATTCCGTATTTTGTGCCAAACTGGGTCAAAATGCTGTGCACGCCGCTATGGCTGGTAAAACCGGTTGCATGATAGGATACGCTCATGAACGCTTTACACATGTTCCCTTATCTGCTGTGTCTATGGGTAAGAAACGTCTTGATGTGAATGAGCCTTTATGGCTCTCCGTGTTGGCAGCAACAGGGCAGCCTTCTTACTGGGGATAGATATTACAAAGCGTTTGCGAAGGGAGTCATTTTTTTAAATGGTTGCCAAATCAAAAACGCTAAAAAGTTATTTTTTAAAAGTTTTATTGCTCTCTTCTTTAATCCCTTTTTTTGTTTCTATTTCGCTTCTTTGGAATTTTATTTCCAATTCAAATGAAAAAATAAATTTAGCAAATAATCAATTAAAAAAAACCTATGATTTAGAAATTATAGATTCCTTCCATAAAATTCAAGGCGCAATGACTGTTTTAGCTCAATCTGAAGAGTTAAAAAATTATTTTGATTCCACAATTGATAGTGAAAGAAAAAATTTAGAAGAACTTAATAAAGTCATTCTTATTTTGCAAAATACTTTACCTTATGCAAATGCAAAATGGTCGATTATAAATTCAAGAGGCAAAGAAATTGCAAATCTTCCTAAAACTAATTTAAATACGAGAATTCTTAAAGATATTGAAAAAGATAGGGGAGTTGTTTTTATATCTAAAAATAATCAAATTCAATTTACAACTCCTATTTCTTACAAATTAACAGCAGATTTAAAAAGTTTTAAAAAAAATTTAGGCTATATTATGCTTTCATTACCAGTTATGGAAGTTCAAAAAGTGTTTCCTAATTTAATTGAGTTTATTTCAATATCGAAAGATTTAGATATTAAAAATTTTCATACAAAATTAAAAATAGAATATCAAGCTGAAAGTAATTTATATTTTTTATATATGTATATCTTTATTTCATTCATATTTATAGTTTTAGCTACGATATGGAGTTTGAAAATATTTCAGAAAAATATTGTAGATAAAATTCTTTCTCTTAGGTTTCGTGTGCGCAATGAAATGGAGTTTTTAGAAAAACATGAGTTAAGAAATGAGCTGGATTCTTTATCACAAACATTTGATTTGTATTTAAGATATACATTTTTTTTACAGAAAGAAATTTTTAAGAGTTCTCAACTAGCAGCTGCGGGCAATGTGGCACATATGATTGCTCATGATGTGCGTAAACCATTTTCAAAACTGCAATTTTTTATGGCTGAAATTAAAAGATCAAAAGAATTAAAAGATATTTTTCAAACGGTCACAGAATTTGAACCTTCTTTTAAAAGTTCTGTAGAATATGTCGAGCATCTGCTTAACGAAGTTATGGATGCTCGTGTTACCATGTTAAATATTGAGCAAAGTGTTTCATTTGAAAAAATTATAATGAAATCATTTCAAAACTTATCAGCCATGCCCGCTCATTGTTATGTTGCAATAAATTACGATTTAGAAATGGGATTCAGTTTGCAAGTAGATGAGATTAGAGTCACAAGAATAATTATTAATCTTATTTCAAACGCTCTTGAAGCAATGAATTATCAAGGTAAAATTTGGATTAATTCCAAAAAATTTGAATTGAATGATAAATTATTTTTAAAAGTTACAATTGGAAATAATAATTCCTATATCCCTTTAGAATACCTTGATCATATTTTCGAGCCTTTTTTTACCCTCAAAAAAGAAAAAGGAACAGGTTTAGGTTTATCTATTGCTCAAAAAATAGTAAATTTACATGGCGGTAGTATTCAATGCCATTCAAATAAAGAAACAGGTGTTGAATTTATATTCACATTGCCAGCAAAAAAGGAAGAGATGAGCAGCATGAATCAATTCCTACCCGAGGTTATTAAAGGAACTAAAATTAATTTAACAGATGATAATCAAGTGTTTTTGGATAATAATAAATACTTAGTTGTTGTTGATGATGATCCTTTAATTTGCCGCACTTGGAAAAGGCATTTAGCTGACGAGAATTTAATTTATTTTTTAAGCCCTGAAGAGTTTTTTAATTATTATGAAATTCATACAGATTTTATAGGTCATATTCTTTTTATTGTCTCCGATTTTTATTTTGGTAAGGATTCAAAGTATAACTTTTATGATTTTATAAAAAATTTAAGAAAAATTTATTCAGGAAAAGTCTTTCTTTCAAGTGATATCAAGCTTAATGAAGAGCCTGACTTAAAAAATTTTGATATCATCATTATTGAAAAAAGAGTTTACACTATTTCAGAATTAACCCAACTGAGTAGAAACTCTCTTGACTAATGAAGCAGAGAATAAATGAGAGAGTTTAAAAATTAAAACAATATAGAATTTTAATTGGCATTGCCCGTAATTGATAATTCATTCACCCAAATTTCAGGTGCAATTCCTGATGGTGTGACTTCTTCTTTATCATCAATATAGCAAATATCTTTAAGGAGGGTTAGAAAATCACCTGCTACTGTTGCGGATTCAATGCTTTCTTTATGACCTTGATTCAATATAAAACCATCAAAGGGCAAAGAAAAAGATCCTTGTAAAGCGTTCACGCCTGCATGTAAAGCTTTCACCGCTTCAATATAAATCACATTTGACTCGTTATTTTTATTTTGCTTTTGTGATACAGATTGTGGCGCTTGCACATGAAAAAAATGTGGAGAAATTGTAACTTTAGCTCCAATATTGGCATGTCCTGTTGATATGGTATTGAATTTTTTTGCTGTAAAACTACTGTGTAAAAATGTTTTTAAATTTCCATTTTTAATAATTTCAATATTCTGAGTTCGAGTTCCTTCCTCATCAAAGTGCTGCTTTGCAGGATTTTTTTCATGTAAAGGAGAGTCTTTTAATGAAAATAAAGGAGAAGCGATATCTGAGCCGAGAGAATCTTCACTGGATAGGCTTTTTTTATCTAATATGTTTTGTGCATTGATAAAGTTAGAAAAGGCTCCCAGAAGATCTAAAAAAGCATCTGGAGAAAATATGACTTTGTATTTTCCCGATTTGATATTTTTGTAATTCAAATGGCTTTTTGTTTTTTCAATTGCTTTATTAAAACACTCTTCCACGTTGAGTTTATCAAATCCATTTGTCATGGAAAATTCCCCGACCTCTCGAGGTATTTTCCCTTCTTCTTGAGCCAGAGGATAAAAGTAACAATAGGAAATATTTTTATCTTCTCTTTTAAAGGCACCTAAGCTGTTAAAATAAAATCGCGTTGTAATAGAGTCTGCTATTTTATTATATGGAACACTTTTAAATAAAGGAGAATTTTCAAGAATTTTAGATTCTCCAAGAATACATTTTGCAACAAGATCATTCATTTTTGTAAGATTTAAATTATCATGTAGAATTTGGAAGTTTTCCTTTTCATTTGTGCAGTGCTCACTGAAGTCATAAATACTTTCTAAGGAGCCAAACTCAGATGAAGAATGGGCAAGTTTGAGGGCATCGGTCAATCCTTTCGGAGTGAGATCGGATGTGCTTGTGACGCCCACTTGATTTTTATGATTCCAAACGCGAATTATTAAAGAAGATTTGTTTGATGAATTTAATCCAAATGGTTTTTTGTTTTTTGAACTGGCGGTGCTTTCTTCTTTTGAAAAACCATAGACATCATATTTATTTATACCAAGTTGTTTAGCGTTAATTTGAATTTCAGAGTTTAATTTTTCGATATTTAATGTCATACGAGGCAAATCCTTTATTATATTTAGCGACCACCAACAGTAATGGAATCTACTTTAATATGGGGTTGTCCTACTGTCACATATATACTACCACTTATAGAACCACAGAATCCTGCGGAAATGTCTAAATCATTTCCAGACATAGATATTTTTTTCATCACATCGGGAGCTTGGCCAATTAAAGTGGCTCCCTTGACAGGCTTAGTTACTTTACCGTTTTCAATCATCCAGGCCTCTTGAACAGAAAAATTAAAATCACCTGTTCCATTGACACTGCCACCACCTAAACTTTTGCAGTAAATTCCTTTGTCAATACTGCTCAGCAACTCTTCTTTTGAATAATTTCCAGGTGCAATATAGGTATTTCTCATGCGGCTTGCTGGTGCGTAGGTGTAATTTTGGCGACGTCCACTGCCTGTACGAGGGTGACCTGTTAGAAGGTTTCCCATTTTATCGCATAAAAAGTTTCTTAAAATACCATTTTCAATAAGCAGAGTTTTTTGTCCAGGCATGCCCTCATCATCCATGTCCAGTGATCCGAAGCCATTCTCCCAAAATCCTTCGTCCCAAGCTGTTAAATTTTCGTGAGCAATGAGTTCCCCTTTTTTATCGCGAAAAGGGGTGGAATTTCCTTGTACTGCTGTGGTTTCAAGAAGGTGTCCACAGGCTTCGTGAAATATGACTCCTCCAAACTGATTTGCTAAGACAACAGGATAATTTCCTGATGACACAAATTCGGCATGCAGCATATGACCTGCGGTTTCTGCTAAGTCTTGAGAAAGAAAATCTAAATCGAGATTTCGGAAAAAATGTGGAGAGGAAGCCTCGCCTTTTCGATTGTGTGCCGAAGTTCTGTGGTTCCCATCGACGCACATGACTTGAGCTGAAATACTTTGGTGCAGTCGAATATCTCGTGCAAATATCCCATCGCTTGATGCCACAAGGACTTCTTGCCAATCGCGGAATCCATTTGTGGTGACACTTTGCAAATGTTTTGTCTTTGATTTTTGTTTTTCATTGCACTGCAAAAGAGTTTCACACAGTTCTTTTACTGTGCTTACTGAGGAGAGCCAGTTATTTTTTCTTTTAATAAGTCCATAATCTCTAAGAGGCTCTAAATTGACTTCTGTTAAAATGCGATTTCCAGGGATTTTTAAAGAATGGATATCGAGCGCTTTTTCAAGAATATTTTTTAAACCTTGAAAACTTAAATCATTTGTAGAAACGTAACAGTCTTCTTTTCCCTTAAAAACGCGGACACCTGCTCCCAATGAGAGGCTAGGGTTAATCGCTGTTACTTTTCCATTTTCAACCAAACTGCTTAAATAATTCCTGCGTTGGACAAAAAACTCAATAAAATCGGCTCCTGCGGCGCGGCCTAAACCCAGTAAAAGAGATAAGGGCGTTTTCCATGATTCATCAAAAGTGTCTTGAGACATAAAAAATGGAGTTCTGGAAATATGATCAACTGAAAAAGGATTTAACATGAACTTCCTCGTAAATTATAATGAATATTTTATTCTGGTAAAAAAAGTTCTTTTTTGTATTTTTCAAGAATTTCGTCGTATCTTCCAGAGGATTTTAAAATCTCCGCTGAATTGTTCAGGCGTTGGATAATATCTTTAGGTGCATTTTTGGTAATGGCAAGATAAAAAGTAACCTGCATAGGAGCGTATCCTTTTTTTAACATGAGGGCATCAAGTCCTAAAGCTTTGGTTGATTTCATTAAGGATGATTCAGATGCATAGAGCGCATCAACTTTATTCTCAAATAACATTTTTGTGCATTGATTTAAAGTAGGAACGGGATACAAATTTTCGAAACCCTGATTAATTAAATATTTGTTTAATACGGAGTCGAGCCAGACACAAACATGATCTAGGTTTTTAACTTCATCTATATTTGTTGATTTTTTCTTTGAGGACTTTAAAGAATAAAAGGATGTTTCAATAGTTAAAATATTTAAAATATTATAATATTTACGTGTGTTATTTTCATTTAACACAGCAATTGTAGCGAAAATATTATTAGGATTCTCTCCACATGAGTCCATTTTTTTATAAATATTAGGATAAAGTTCAATATGAATTTTTGCATTTAACTCAGATAATTTAAAAATCTCATGAGCAATTTCAAAATGAAATTTGCTTGGTGACGGTGGTGTCAATAACGTAATATTATTTTTTTTGGCATATGAATTATTTGGCAAAATAAGAGCTATGCAACCAAAAATGATCAATTTGGACATATAAGCTCTGAAATTTTGCCACTTCATAAAATCGAGCTTTGTAAAATGAGAACTCACTTTTTCCTCGACGGTGATATGTATGTAAAGGACAATAATTTATATTTTTGTTGTTTGAATATGAATTTCTTTAAGTTGTCTTTCCGAAACATTGCTAGGTGCTTTCATTAAAAGATCCATTGCTTTTTGATTTAACGGAAAGGCAATCACTTCTCTAATATTAGGTTCGTTTAGCAATAGCATGACCATTCTATCAATTCCGGGAGCAATGCCTCCGTGTGGCGGTGCACCAAAAGCAAAGGCGTTCCACAAGGCACCGAATTTTGCTTCGACAACGGATTCGGAATACCCCGCAATTTCAAATGCTTTTTTCATAATATCCCGCCGGTGATTGCGAATGGCACCCGAGGAAAGTTCTGTGCCGTTGCATACCAAGTCGTATTGATGAGCTAAAATATCCAAAGGATTTTTATTTTTAAGTGATTCCATTCCACCCTGAGGCATTGAAAAAGGGTTGTGTGAAAAATCAATTTTTTGTTCTTCTTCATTAAATTCATACATAGGGAAGTCAACAATCCAAGCAAAAGCCCAAGAATCATTATTTTTAAGATTGAGTTTTTCAGCAAAATAATTTCTGACTTTTCCACCTGCAACCTGAGTTTTTAGTTTTTCTGAACCGACAATAAAGACCACAGCATCGTGGGGTTCAAGCTTGAGTTGATTGCCAAGACCTTTCTTTTCCGAATCACTTAATTGTTTTGCAATTGAGCCTTTCCATTCCCCGTCCTTAACAGCAAGCCAAGGTAGGCCTCCTAAACCGCATTCTTTGGCATAGGCGTCGGCCTCATCGAAGAACTTTCTGCTTTGTGCGGCTGCCTGCGGAATGACTATGGCTCTTAATATTCCTTTTTTCTCAAGAACGGATTTGAAAACCGCAAATTGAGTATGTGCAAGGGTTTCTTCCACATTTTGCATTTCAAGGGAAAAGCGTAAATCAGGTTTATCAATACCGTATTTATCCATAGCTTCATGCCATGGAATGCAAGGAAACTTGCGATTATTTTTTACATATTTTGCATCATAATGATTTAAAGGTAATATATTGCGTTCTGAAAATTGCTTGTTTTCAAATAAACCGATCATGAGATTTTCGATGACATTAAAAACATCATCTTGTGTTACGAAACTCATTTCAACATCGAGCTGATAAAATTCACCGGGAGCTCTGTCGGCGCGCGGATCTTCATCGCGAAAACAAGGGGCAATTTGGAAATATTTGTCAAAACCAGAACACATTAAAAGTTGTTTAAACTGTTGTGGTGCTTGAGGAAGTGCGTAAAAATGCCCCGGATGTAAGCGACTGGGAACTAAGAAATCCCGTGCTCCTTCAGGAGAACTGCTTGTTAAAATAGGGGTTGTGAATTCATTAAAGCCGAGAGAAATCATTTTTTCTCTAATGTAACGAATCACGTTACAACGGAATAAAATATTTCTATGCATTTTTTCCGTACGAAGGTCGAGAAAACGGTAAGTAAGGCGGGTGTCTTCGCTTTCTTGTTTGGGGTTATGTCCAACAGGAAAGGGTAAAATTTCTGAAGGAGATTCTATGTGAAAAGCAGACGCATTGACTTCAATTTCACCTGTAGAAAGTTTTGCATTGATGGCACCTTCACGCTTTACAACTTTTCCTAATATTTGAATGACAGACTCTTGGCGAACTGTACTGGCTTCAGCAAAAAAAGGCATATGAGGGTGAATGACAACTTGGGTAATACCATAGTGATCACGAACATCAATAAAGATGAGTCCTCCTAAGTCTCGTTTTGAATGAACCCAACCCATAAGAGTCACATTTTGATTGAGGTGCGTTGTATTGAGTTCGGAGCAATTATGAGAACGTAGAGTCTGCATTTTCAAATACCTTTCAAGGAATATACCTAATACTTAATTGGCATAACACAACTCATCCAAGCGGTATAGCAAGGAA is a window encoding:
- the rph gene encoding ribonuclease PH, encoding MTIRSQGRSASQPRPIKITPKYLKNPTGSVLIEYGDTKVLCSASVEETVPNWMRGTRGQGWVTAEYSLLPGSTVDRTRRERQHLSGRTQEIQRLIGRSLRSVVDMKLLGERTIIVDCDVIQADGGTRTASVTGGYVALKLAIESLIKQNKIRTNPLRDAVAAVSLGLFEDQIFVDLDYQEDLKADVDLNVVMTASGQLLEVQGTAEKRPYTREQLNKMLDLASSALNEVFDEQNAALA
- a CDS encoding ATP-dependent 6-phosphofructokinase, whose amino-acid sequence is MNRTIEITPETFLIESLTQAFGQATFPSPLKVSFQTENFIEDGKDRVLVDISLEGLLKASRPNSGHILFQPSTFELAGPREKIFWNPDSLKVAIVTCGGLAPGLNNVVQNLVTFLSDRYRVKHIYGVPYGYQGFTHDPLTKRFAFGWRRLDSLSVQNIDFEGGSVLGTGRGHSNPISIVDALMLRDINILFTIGGDGTLAGANAIHQEIKRRKVPISLIGIPKTIDNDVLWVSKTFGFESAVGKAVEALRCAQTEARSAYHGIGLVKIMGRNSGSLTATAAVAMNDIDFVLVPEVPLRLEGQNGLLNAIVRKVLDKGYITIAVAEGAGQDLFPPSEIEKDASGNEKLKDIGKYLQKLITDEFKARNIETTLKYIDPSYMLRSQTTSADDSVFCAKLGQNAVHAAMAGKTGCMIGYAHERFTHVPLSAVSMGKKRLDVNEPLWLSVLAATGQPSYWG
- a CDS encoding ATP-binding protein, translating into MVAKSKTLKSYFLKVLLLSSLIPFFVSISLLWNFISNSNEKINLANNQLKKTYDLEIIDSFHKIQGAMTVLAQSEELKNYFDSTIDSERKNLEELNKVILILQNTLPYANAKWSIINSRGKEIANLPKTNLNTRILKDIEKDRGVVFISKNNQIQFTTPISYKLTADLKSFKKNLGYIMLSLPVMEVQKVFPNLIEFISISKDLDIKNFHTKLKIEYQAESNLYFLYMYIFISFIFIVLATIWSLKIFQKNIVDKILSLRFRVRNEMEFLEKHELRNELDSLSQTFDLYLRYTFFLQKEIFKSSQLAAAGNVAHMIAHDVRKPFSKLQFFMAEIKRSKELKDIFQTVTEFEPSFKSSVEYVEHLLNEVMDARVTMLNIEQSVSFEKIIMKSFQNLSAMPAHCYVAINYDLEMGFSLQVDEIRVTRIIINLISNALEAMNYQGKIWINSKKFELNDKLFLKVTIGNNNSYIPLEYLDHIFEPFFTLKKEKGTGLGLSIAQKIVNLHGGSIQCHSNKETGVEFIFTLPAKKEEMSSMNQFLPEVIKGTKINLTDDNQVFLDNNKYLVVVDDDPLICRTWKRHLADENLIYFLSPEEFFNYYEIHTDFIGHILFIVSDFYFGKDSKYNFYDFIKNLRKIYSGKVFLSSDIKLNEEPDLKNFDIIIIEKRVYTISELTQLSRNSLD
- a CDS encoding TldD/PmbA family protein, which produces MTLNIEKLNSEIQINAKQLGINKYDVYGFSKEESTASSKNKKPFGLNSSNKSSLIIRVWNHKNQVGVTSTSDLTPKGLTDALKLAHSSSEFGSLESIYDFSEHCTNEKENFQILHDNLNLTKMNDLVAKCILGESKILENSPLFKSVPYNKIADSITTRFYFNSLGAFKREDKNISYCYFYPLAQEEGKIPREVGEFSMTNGFDKLNVEECFNKAIEKTKSHLNYKNIKSGKYKVIFSPDAFLDLLGAFSNFINAQNILDKKSLSSEDSLGSDIASPLFSLKDSPLHEKNPAKQHFDEEGTRTQNIEIIKNGNLKTFLHSSFTAKKFNTISTGHANIGAKVTISPHFFHVQAPQSVSQKQNKNNESNVIYIEAVKALHAGVNALQGSFSLPFDGFILNQGHKESIESATVAGDFLTLLKDICYIDDKEEVTPSGIAPEIWVNELSITGNAN
- a CDS encoding TldD/PmbA family protein translates to MLNPFSVDHISRTPFFMSQDTFDESWKTPLSLLLGLGRAAGADFIEFFVQRRNYLSSLVENGKVTAINPSLSLGAGVRVFKGKEDCYVSTNDLSFQGLKNILEKALDIHSLKIPGNRILTEVNLEPLRDYGLIKRKNNWLSSVSTVKELCETLLQCNEKQKSKTKHLQSVTTNGFRDWQEVLVASSDGIFARDIRLHQSISAQVMCVDGNHRTSAHNRKGEASSPHFFRNLDLDFLSQDLAETAGHMLHAEFVSSGNYPVVLANQFGGVIFHEACGHLLETTAVQGNSTPFRDKKGELIAHENLTAWDEGFWENGFGSLDMDDEGMPGQKTLLIENGILRNFLCDKMGNLLTGHPRTGSGRRQNYTYAPASRMRNTYIAPGNYSKEELLSSIDKGIYCKSLGGGSVNGTGDFNFSVQEAWMIENGKVTKPVKGATLIGQAPDVMKKISMSGNDLDISAGFCGSISGSIYVTVGQPHIKVDSITVGGR
- a CDS encoding transporter substrate-binding domain-containing protein, encoding MSSHFTKLDFMKWQNFRAYMSKLIIFGCIALILPNNSYAKKNNITLLTPPSPSKFHFEIAHEIFKLSELNAKIHIELYPNIYKKMDSCGENPNNIFATIAVLNENNTRKYYNILNILTIETSFYSLKSSKKKSTNIDEVKNLDHVCVWLDSVLNKYLINQGFENLYPVPTLNQCTKMLFENKVDALYASESSLMKSTKALGLDALMLKKGYAPMQVTFYLAITKNAPKDIIQRLNNSAEILKSSGRYDEILEKYKKELFLPE
- the aspS gene encoding aspartate--tRNA ligase; its protein translation is MQTLRSHNCSELNTTHLNQNVTLMGWVHSKRDLGGLIFIDVRDHYGITQVVIHPHMPFFAEASTVRQESVIQILGKVVKREGAINAKLSTGEIEVNASAFHIESPSEILPFPVGHNPKQESEDTRLTYRFLDLRTEKMHRNILFRCNVIRYIREKMISLGFNEFTTPILTSSSPEGARDFLVPSRLHPGHFYALPQAPQQFKQLLMCSGFDKYFQIAPCFRDEDPRADRAPGEFYQLDVEMSFVTQDDVFNVIENLMIGLFENKQFSERNILPLNHYDAKYVKNNRKFPCIPWHEAMDKYGIDKPDLRFSLEMQNVEETLAHTQFAVFKSVLEKKGILRAIVIPQAAAQSRKFFDEADAYAKECGLGGLPWLAVKDGEWKGSIAKQLSDSEKKGLGNQLKLEPHDAVVFIVGSEKLKTQVAGGKVRNYFAEKLNLKNNDSWAFAWIVDFPMYEFNEEEQKIDFSHNPFSMPQGGMESLKNKNPLDILAHQYDLVCNGTELSSGAIRNHRRDIMKKAFEIAGYSESVVEAKFGALWNAFAFGAPPHGGIAPGIDRMVMLLLNEPNIREVIAFPLNQKAMDLLMKAPSNVSERQLKEIHIQTTKI